ACGGCAATTGCCCCTACCGGAAGCATATCGATCATCGCTGGATGTTCTTCGAGTATAGAGCCTCTCTTCGCGATAGCTTTCATAAGAAGGGTTCTCGGAGGAAAGACTTTGCTGGAGATAAATCCGCTCTTTGAAAAAATAGCAAAGGAAAGAAAATTCTATAGCGGAGAGCTTTTGCAGAAAATCGCGAGAACCGGTTCTATTCAGAATCTACGCGAGATTCCGGCGGATGTCCGGGAAATCTTCAAGACGGCACTGGACATTTCTCCAGAGTGGCACATAAGGATGCAAGCGGCTTTTCAGAAGCATACGGATAATGCCGTCTCCAAAACTGTGAACCTGCCGGCAGATGCAACGGAAAAAGATGTTGAAAAGTGCTTCATGCTTGCTTGGAAGCTCAAATGTAAGGGCATAACAGTTTATCGTTATGGGAGTAAGCCCCAGCAGGTTCTATACTTCGCTGAGGATTTGAGATATCTAACGGCGGACTCGGAGTATGCCGGTGGATGTATAACTGGAACATGTCCATTCCCGGGGTGAATTTGATGGTTGTTTTCGTCTACACTGGGACCGGTGGTGGAAAAACAACGGCGGCACTTGGGGTAGCTCTAAGGGCTATTGGCCACGGAAAAAAAGTTGTGGTGGTCCAGTTCATGAAATGGTGGAAAAACACTGGAGAATATAAAGCACAGAAAAAACTCAGACCAAACCTCGAAATCTATCAATTTGGAAGGCGCGGATGGATCGGCTTAAAGAATCTCGATGAGAGGGATAAAAGACTTGCCGAGAAGGGTTTGAAATTTGCAGAAAATGTTCTCAGAGAAAAAAGGCCAGACATCCTCATATTGGATGAGATAAACCTTGCCGTTCACTGCGGGCTACTGAAGATAGAAGATGTGGAAAATCTTTTGATGAAAGTTCCGCCCAATGTTCATGTTTTTCTGACTGGCAGGTATGCGCCAAAGAGGCTTATGAGACTGGCTGATTTTGTCGTGGAAGTAAGGAACAGAAAGAAACCGAAGGAAATAAAACCTATCAAGGGTGTAAACTATTAATGCTTCAAACGGAAGGAGTTGGAGGGCGAATATGGCGAAACCGACTGGACCGACAAATCCCATCTTGAGGAAGCTTATAAGAGACCTGAGGAAGCTGGCGAAAGAAAGAAAGGCGAGAATATGGGAGGATGTGGCTGACAGGCTTGAGATGCCAAGAAGAGCGAGACCGGAGGTAAACCTGAGTCAGATCAACAGATACGCGGATGGTGGGGAAACAGTGGTGGTGCCTGGAAAAGTTCTTGCGGCCGGGAGATTGACAAAGTCGGTGACTGTAGCGGCTTTCAAGTTTTCTAAAAGTGCGATAAAGAAGATAGTGGAAGCCGGTGGAAGAGCGATAACGATAAAGCAGTTGATGGAGGAGAATCCGGACGGAAAGCGAGTGAGGCTGATGATATGAGCAGATTAATAATCGATGCTACCGACGCCATCCTCGGAAGATTGGCTAGCTATGTCGCAAAGGAACTTCTCAGAGGAAGCCACGTGGATATAGTGAACGCTGAAAAAGCTGTGATCTCCGGGAGGAGAGAGAACATATTTGAAGAATATAAAGCATGGATGGAAACGAGACAACTGGCGAACCCGAGGAGAGGTCCTTTCCATCCGAGATATCCGGAGGAAATAGTTAGATTGGCGATCAGAGGAATGCTTCCCTATAAAAAGCCGAAGGGGAGAGAGGCTTTCAAAAGGTTGCGTGTCTATCGGGGAGTTCCGGAGCACTTGGCAGGCAAAGAGATGTTAAGAGTGCCGGATGCGGATGCGAAGAAGCTTAAATGTAAACGCATAAAGGTGGAAGAGTTGAGTAGGTTTCTGGGGGCGAAAATTTGAAGACAGTAATAGCGACGGGACGAAGAAAGAGGGCTTTGGCGAGGGCTGTTGTTAGAAGTGGAAGCGGGCGGGTCTTTATAAACGGAAAGCCTGTGGAGACAATCGAGCCGGAGCTTGCTAGACTGAAGATTATGGAGCCTCTCATGCTTGTTCCCGAACTAGGGGGCAAAGTCGACATAGAAGTGAAGGTTGAGGGTGGCGGGGTTATGGGACAAGCGGAAGCTGTCAGAACGGCAATCGCGCGGGGCCTTCTCCAGTTCTTTGAGGATCAACAATTAAGGGAGAAATTTAAGCAATATGACTGGACGCTCGTGAAGAGTGACACGAGGTTCAAGGAGCCGAAGAAGCCGGGTGGACCGGGAGCGAGAGCGAAGTTCCAGAAGAGCTACAGGTGATTTGCGTGAGACCTATACGCTGTTTCACATGTGGAAAGGTTCTGGGAGACAAGTTTGCGGAATTTGAAGAAAGAGTGTCGAAAGGTGAGGATCCGAAAAAGGTTTTGGACGAGATGGGGATTGAGCGTTATTGCTGCAGAACCGTTATGATAACGAGTGTGGACACTATCAGGGAAATAGCGAAGTTCAAGCGGGTTTGAAGGTGTTCTCGCTTGTATAAGGTGGAATTGATTTCACCCGACGAAAAGGATAGACTTTTTGAGGAATATTCTGGAAGACTGCTCTATCAGGATAAAGCAAATATCTACGGTTGTTGCATAAAGCTTCTCACGGATGTGCGAAGATTTAAGGAACAATGGGAAGATAACTTTTTCTTTATGGATGAAAACATCAGGTCGCATGGAAGGCTAATCGTGCTTGAGGAAGAAGGAGAGCCTCTGGTCAGGTATGACCCGTACACGAATACGGCGTTTGTGACCGGGATCTCTTACTATGGTTGGATAAAGAGCATAGCTTTGGCGATAGCTGGGGATATCCTGGAGGATGAGCATGGGATTTATCACGTTCATGGTGGAGCGATTGACTTCGATGGAAAAGGTGTGGCGATAATAGCACCGCCGAAGACCGGGAAGACAACACACTCATTTGGTCTTCTTAGACTTCCTGAAAGCAGACTCGTCGCGGATGACTGGTTTTTCGTCAGGTTTTTCGAAAGAAGCGTTTTGGCTTTCGGGTCTGAAAAGAATTCATACGTTGAGGCGGACATCGCGGAAATCTGGCAGGAGTTCAGACCTCTTATAAAGGAGGCGGTGTTCGATGAGCGAGGAAGGGCGATAGTTAACGTTAGATGGATAGTCGGAAGGGGAGGTGTTGTGCCTATGACGACGATGAGGAAGATCATCATTCTTAAGAGAGACCCATCAGATCCCAAAGTTCATAGAAAGCTGGATGTTGAGGAGGCGTTAGACTTCCTTATTAGACATGATTTTTGTAATCCGCATCAGCTCGTCAGAGACGCAAGAAAAATTGAAATGAGGAGTAATTTTTTCAGAAGACTGCTGGAGAGAACGGATGTTTACTTAGTAAATACTACTGGGTCACCACATGAGACTCACATGGAGATCGTGAAACTCGTGAAGTCCTGATGATGAAACAACGTAATAAGGTCGAGCCTTGTTTATTTTATGGGGGCCGTGGGGTAGCCTGGTCTAGCCTACCAGCTTGGGGTGCTGGCGACCTGGGTTCAAATCCCGGCGGCCCCACCACGTCATCGCATTAAAATCTTGACGAGAATCTTTTTTGGTGACTTGCTATCTGGGCGATTGTTTCCGACTCGTTGCGCTTTTAATCTTAAGAACATGCGCCACGCCGATTGGCGCGATTAGCGTTGTTAGTATCGCGACTACGACAAAAATTGATATATGAACATCTGTGAGAATACCGATTTCTAATCCTACTATCGCAAAGATCATATCAACAACTCCCCTGCTGTTCATTCCCCATCCCATTGCCAACGCTTCCTTTTTTTCAAATCCGAGCAGGCGTGACGCCCCATAGATTCCGATCATCTTCCCGGCGAAAGCAGCCAGAGCAATTGCAACTAGGAGGATTGGATATTCAACAAAAACATTGAGGTTTACATGAAACGCAACGCTGACGATGAAAATCGGCGCAAAGAATCCATGACTGAGCGTGTGAAAGCGTGTGTAGAGATTTTCCGCTGCCTTTCCCAAAATCTCCTCTCTTAAGAGGAGTCCTGCAAGATAGGCTCCAACTATAAGATGAATTCCGATTTCATGCGCGATGCCGGCGATCAGAAGACCGAGGATGAGCGCAAATACAAAGCTTTTCTCTCCAGGTTCGCACATAAATTTTCCAATTTTCGGGTATAACCACCAGCCAAGGAGAAGAACGGCGGCAAAGAAAGCAGCCACGGTCAAAACAACCTTCACGATATCTAGCACTCCAACCCCTCCGGCTGTCACTGCTTTAATCACAACTGAGAGAACCATGAAAGAAAGAATGTTGTCAACGATCGAGCTTCCCATCATTGCATAGCCTATCTTAGTTCTGAGAAGGTTGAGATCGTCGAGCCATCTGACTTTAACTGCCATCGAGGTTCCGGAAATCGCAACCCCGACAAGGATCGCTGCCCACATCTCTCCGGTTATCCACCATGTGGCCAAGAATCCGAATATCAGAGGAAAAATCGTTCCGGATGTTCCCATTATCACAAAATGTTTCATTTTTCCCGCAAGCTGTTTTGGATCCGTCGTCAGACCGGCATGAAACATAAGGAAAAAAATTCCGAGAGTGGCCAAGAGATCCATTGCCGGAGTCCACTCAAAGATCGGTTTGCCGATCAGTCCTGTGACCTCTACACCTTTTATCACTCCACCCACTAGTCCGAGAACCGGGGGCCCGATGATTAGTCCTACCAGAATTTCTCCAACCAGCGGTGGTAATCTTAACCTTTCAAAAACGAGCCTGCCTACCCATCCTGCGGCTAGGATGAACAGGAGTGTGAATATTTCCAAACTCTAAACCTCCGGATACCCAAAAATATTGACGATTTTGTATAAAATCATTTCTTTGGAATTTTGCTTTGCTTAAACACCCGCTCGGACTTGTAGGCGTCTCAGAATTTCCGCCTTCCATCTCTGACAGGCTTCCTCGAGTATTTTGGCTGTCTCTTCATCAAGGAGAGATCTGCTGTCAACTTGCTGGATCCTTCTCTGGACTCTTCCCACATCCTCAAGAAGAGATTCTGAGGAAAGTCCGGAGGATTTTAGATTTTCCGTCAAAAAGTAAAGCTCCCTTGCAAGGGTTCCGGCAGCCGTTCTTCTTGCTTGTGATGAGAGATAGATTATGTTGTAACCTAGCCAAAAGGCTCCTTTGTTGTCAACCATGTTTGCGAGTTTGGACCTCCAGGTGAAAGCCTGGGAGGAGATCTTTGAAGCTATTTCGAAGGTGGGCACACCTGAAATTCCGCTTAGTTCGGATGCAAGAGCTGTGGCTTCTTGGAAGACGTCCGAGAATTCTAGGCCCAGACGCCTCATGTTCTCCAGCAAGTAAAACAGTTCCTCACTCAGTTTTTTTGTATCGACAGAGGCCGGCATGAAACAGAGATAACCGATGTTATATCCAAGCCAGAAAGTTGAGGCGTTCAAAGGACTCATTCTTTTCACCCATATGCGCAGTCTACTATCGGGTTTCCGTCGTGGAACCCATAAAATCCTCTCATGTTGTAACAAATTAAGCATTTCCTGAACTCGAGCATCTTCTGGGCCATTGGACAGAAGACCCAGAGCTCCACCCGGACCTTCTCGTCCGAGATGGCGCACTTCACATCCGGATCGAGAACGTGGAATCCTTCCATTCCTTTGTGAAACTCGCACTTCATGCAGTCTTCCATGTCGACCGGGTTCTCGGAGATTGGACAGGCAACCTTGCGCAGAATTCTTATGTGCAAATTTCTCCCTCCTACTAGTTTTTCAAAGCCTAAATTGGTTTCGAAGAATTTTATTAGGTTTGCGCTCGTGATATTTATTAGCCCCGGTGGTGTAGCCCGGACAATCATACAGCCCTTTCGAGGCTGCGACGCGGGTTCAAATCCCGCCCGGGGCACCAGATCGATATGATTCGATTTTTCATTTTTTCCAGGTCTTCGGCCTCCACGACCTTCCATCAAAAAAACATAGTTTCGGTAAAAGGCGAAACGTTGAGAACGTGTAAAAGTTCACGAAATATCACTGAAAAATTGGAGAGTAAAAATCAGCACAAGCATATCCACATTTATCACAGATAAGGATCTGCCTCTCAGCGAGATTCTATCATCTTCGTCTGACAACCGTCGCAACCGTCACGCTCAGCAAAACGATCAAAACCGCTAGCGCTATCCAAAACATTTGCTCAGTCGGGAGAAAAGGGATTTCTTGGGGTTTCCAAAGGTTGATCGACCCGCCCAACCTGCTGTATGCCCAACCGTAATCAAACTGACCAACCTCGAAAGAAAGATTTTCCCCGGGGTTGAGGAAAATGAGCTTCGGCCAACCCTGAACATCCTCATACCTTTCATATTCTTCTACATATCTCTTCACGATTAGATTGTCTAAAAGTGGAACGCTCGAGACGTTTGCAATTGAGACCCTCCATCCGTTCTCCGTTTGCTCTCCTGACAGAATGACAGAATTCTCCAGCTCATACAAAAATTGCCAACCGATTGGAGTCACGGCATATTCGACTTTGGTTATCCCGGAGCCGGGGGGCGCTCCCCAATATCTATAGTGAACTCCCTCCCCACCCGTCACAAACTTTTTTGCACTGCCGAGATCTACCCAGGTTGGATCTACTGGAAGCCATCCTCTCTCTGGAATCCATACCTCCGCCCACGCGTGTCCGGTCTCTAACTTACGGTTGAGATTCTCATTTTCCACAGAATATCCCTGAACATAGCGGGCTGGAATTCCAACCGATCTACAGAAGGCGATAAATAACGTTGCAAATTCGTCACATACGCCTGCTTTCATTTGGATGATCTCATAATCCTTCAACTTGACATCACCGCCGAGTTGGGGGCTATAGGTTATATTTCTCTGAATCCATTCGACAAAACTCGTGATAATCGATGGAAGATCGTTCTCCGTTCCGGTGACGATTTCTCTCGCTAGCGAAACGACTTGTGGGGATAGAGTTACCCTGTCATCGGGCTGGAGGTACTCCTGCATGCCAACGATTGGTTCAACCGGGATATGCGGAACTTCCGGAACATTGCGCAAGTCAACGGATACCACAAAGGTTCCTGTGAACGTGATAACTGTGTATGGCACTTCTCGCATGTATTTCTCGATCACCCAGACGGGCTTGCCGTTTACGTTTTCTAGCCTTCCATCCTGAAGATTTGCCGTTACGGTCTGGTATTCTGTTGGGATTGGGATATCAGAGATCTCGAGGCGTATTCTTGTGCTATCTGGATAAAATCGCCCCTGCCAGTACACTCTAACAGTGTACTGAAGTGTGTGCGTGACTTCAAGAGGAATTGAGAACGAACCGACTGGGAGAGTAAAGAACGTGATCATAAGAAATAGAGCTGCTGCCCAAATGGTAAAAAATTTCTGCTTCATTAGGTAGTACTCCTCTTTGGATGACTTAAAATTTGCTAGCATTTGGCTTAAATCCTATCGGGAGGAAATTGTAAAGATGAAGTTGGACGTTGCACCCGAGAGATCTTACCGGCTTCTCTATCCAAGACAGATAGTCCTAGTAGGTTGCTGCTCGCCAGACGGGAAACCCAATGCCTTGACGATTGCTTGGTTTATGCCACTGTCTATGTCTCCACCGCTCGTTGGGATCTCGGTCTCTCCGAAGCGCTATTCACACTCGCTTATCGAGCAGACTGGCGATTTCACCGTAAACATTCCGACAATGGATATCTTGGAGAAAGTCCACTTGTTCGGAAGCGTGTCTGGGAAAAACGTGGAGAAATTTGCCAGTCTTGGGCTTACGGCTGAAAAGGCAAGACTCGTAAAATCGCCGATTGTCAAGGAATGTGTTGCCCATCTCGAGTGTAGATTGACGGAGAGCCTGAGGACAGGAGACCATACCCTTTTCATTGGAGAGGTCTTGGCGGCCTATGCGGATGAGAGGTTCTTCAGGAATGGAAAGTTCGATCTCAAAATCTTTCGCGGAATTTACCAAGTTGGAGGATCTGAATACGCGACGATGTCGGAAGTAACTAAGGAGGTTGGAAAATACTGAGAGGGGTTTAAGTATGGTGGACTGCGCAATCTGTGGAAAAGAGATCACCGGGGAGAAAGTCGAGTGTTCGATTTGTAAAGCGGTGATGCATAGGGAATGTGCGAAGAAGATTTCGGGAAGATATTATTGTAAGCAGTGTTATAAGGAAGGAAAAAAGAGGGCGAGATACGAAAGGATGGCGCAGAGGGCGATGATAGGGAAAAAGCTTCCGAAGAAGCTCTGGTAATCGCGTTTTCAATGTTCGTGAGGATAAATCAGACGATAAGGTAAATACGCCTTCTCTACAAGATTTTTCTTGGCGGGGGTGGCCGAGCCAGGTCAAAGGCGCGGGATTTAGGGTCCCGTCCCGAAGGGGTTCGGGGGTTCAAATCCCCTCCCCCGCACCAAGTTTTCGGTAAAAGGCGAAACGTTGTGAACTTCTTTATAAATCCCCTATGCAAAAATCGAAGTTCACAAAGTCTTCACATAGATTTTTAAGGAAAGCCGGCCAAAGATGAAAAGAAGAGCGGGTTGCAGTGAAATGCCCCTGAAAATGGGGATTGAAAGATCCGTAGATAATTTTGGCTTCATGCTGGTGGAAAGTTGCAGTGAAATGCCCCTGAAAATGGGGATTGAAAG
This is a stretch of genomic DNA from Candidatus Hadarchaeales archaeon. It encodes these proteins:
- a CDS encoding cob(I)yrinic acid a,c-diamide adenosyltransferase; translation: MVVFVYTGTGGGKTTAALGVALRAIGHGKKVVVVQFMKWWKNTGEYKAQKKLRPNLEIYQFGRRGWIGLKNLDERDKRLAEKGLKFAENVLREKRPDILILDEINLAVHCGLLKIEDVENLLMKVPPNVHVFLTGRYAPKRLMRLADFVVEVRNRKKPKEIKPIKGVNY
- a CDS encoding 50S ribosomal protein L18e, producing the protein MAKPTGPTNPILRKLIRDLRKLAKERKARIWEDVADRLEMPRRARPEVNLSQINRYADGGETVVVPGKVLAAGRLTKSVTVAAFKFSKSAIKKIVEAGGRAITIKQLMEENPDGKRVRLMI
- a CDS encoding 50S ribosomal protein L13, with amino-acid sequence MSRLIIDATDAILGRLASYVAKELLRGSHVDIVNAEKAVISGRRENIFEEYKAWMETRQLANPRRGPFHPRYPEEIVRLAIRGMLPYKKPKGREAFKRLRVYRGVPEHLAGKEMLRVPDADAKKLKCKRIKVEELSRFLGAKI
- a CDS encoding 30S ribosomal protein S9; the protein is MKTVIATGRRKRALARAVVRSGSGRVFINGKPVETIEPELARLKIMEPLMLVPELGGKVDIEVKVEGGGVMGQAEAVRTAIARGLLQFFEDQQLREKFKQYDWTLVKSDTRFKEPKKPGGPGARAKFQKSYR
- a CDS encoding DNA-directed RNA polymerase subunit N, with amino-acid sequence MRPIRCFTCGKVLGDKFAEFEERVSKGEDPKKVLDEMGIERYCCRTVMITSVDTIREIAKFKRV
- a CDS encoding cation:proton antiporter — translated: MEIFTLLFILAAGWVGRLVFERLRLPPLVGEILVGLIIGPPVLGLVGGVIKGVEVTGLIGKPIFEWTPAMDLLATLGIFFLMFHAGLTTDPKQLAGKMKHFVIMGTSGTIFPLIFGFLATWWITGEMWAAILVGVAISGTSMAVKVRWLDDLNLLRTKIGYAMMGSSIVDNILSFMVLSVVIKAVTAGGVGVLDIVKVVLTVAAFFAAVLLLGWWLYPKIGKFMCEPGEKSFVFALILGLLIAGIAHEIGIHLIVGAYLAGLLLREEILGKAAENLYTRFHTLSHGFFAPIFIVSVAFHVNLNVFVEYPILLVAIALAAFAGKMIGIYGASRLLGFEKKEALAMGWGMNSRGVVDMIFAIVGLEIGILTDVHISIFVVVAILTTLIAPIGVAHVLKIKSATSRKQSPR
- a CDS encoding transglutaminase domain-containing protein, with the protein product MITFFTLPVGSFSIPLEVTHTLQYTVRVYWQGRFYPDSTRIRLEISDIPIPTEYQTVTANLQDGRLENVNGKPVWVIEKYMREVPYTVITFTGTFVVSVDLRNVPEVPHIPVEPIVGMQEYLQPDDRVTLSPQVVSLAREIVTGTENDLPSIITSFVEWIQRNITYSPQLGGDVKLKDYEIIQMKAGVCDEFATLFIAFCRSVGIPARYVQGYSVENENLNRKLETGHAWAEVWIPERGWLPVDPTWVDLGSAKKFVTGGEGVHYRYWGAPPGSGITKVEYAVTPIGWQFLYELENSVILSGEQTENGWRVSIANVSSVPLLDNLIVKRYVEEYERYEDVQGWPKLIFLNPGENLSFEVGQFDYGWAYSRLGGSINLWKPQEIPFLPTEQMFWIALAVLIVLLSVTVATVVRRR
- a CDS encoding flavin reductase family protein encodes the protein MKLDVAPERSYRLLYPRQIVLVGCCSPDGKPNALTIAWFMPLSMSPPLVGISVSPKRYSHSLIEQTGDFTVNIPTMDILEKVHLFGSVSGKNVEKFASLGLTAEKARLVKSPIVKECVAHLECRLTESLRTGDHTLFIGEVLAAYADERFFRNGKFDLKIFRGIYQVGGSEYATMSEVTKEVGKY